One genomic region from Osmerus mordax isolate fOsmMor3 chromosome 4, fOsmMor3.pri, whole genome shotgun sequence encodes:
- the ptprz1a gene encoding receptor-type tyrosine-protein phosphatase zeta, with translation METFTSRRITLLALLLVCQLAEVVKGYGYRNQRKFSEDIDWSYAGTLNQNNWAKKYPSCNNAKQSPINIEEELAQVKLQFQKLSFEGWERETTDKTIIQNDGKTVAVNVDGEFYISGGGLRSRFKVGRITFHWGRCNASSEGSEHGLGGVRYPLEMQIYCYEALRFESIDQAIKEGGRLTALAVLFETSIEDNENYMAIIDGVNTVSRYGKSGPVDPFVLQGLLPNSTAKYFTYNGSLTTPPCTETVEWIVFKNTVAISDAQLEMFCEVMTMQQAGYVMLMDYLQNNYREQQQDFMGQVFSSYTGTEEVLTPICSSEPENVEAVPHNYTSLLVMWERPRAVYDAGIEKYSVTYRLAPGEDTPAFQYLTDGDQDVGAILQDLLANTSYVVQVVAVCTNGLYGRVSDQLTVDMPIDDPEAYPNLDSTEFEEEDDSWSNPSLAVPGSNQDNDMDLTSTTPTTTRPTTHPPNRIFSGIATTAESSLKKTTESAFKPHQPDQARTSTEPSVKQRTTSTEPSRGTTPPGPGRRGGVSTRPPSSRGGFSSTTPMYRTTATTGPSRAVSTLTSPSGVEKVRVAARPVTIAGDASSEATDPTPLAESLPAATSASSFSQGVPLRPTSPSMPFVSPTTTASPFGGILSQTTQPVFNATASGSEDVRFSTSDSSRGPRTLTPSTPTASPPTSTPTPNLTLDGPSTDGASASGSALFGESQESLLDQEWDRVQSSASGDGALPYSTGVAPSVTVPSLTTETSPVTPDDGDERSSAFYFDTESGSAVATESGSAVATERGGTTVSVSMVTSATPWSLGGEEESGSGQGESPYDNETSSDFSIPERTERDSEEDPVEEASNSSHESRVGSAREKEQKAVVPLAVVSTFTFLGLVILVGILIYWRKCFQTAHFYIEDNTSPKVIPVPPMLTPADEHDALPVKQFVKHVAELHDTNAFSREFEILKECYEEVQACTVDLSITTDSSNHPDNKNKNRYINILAYDHSRVRLSPQTDKDGKSGDYINANYVNGFNKSRAYIAAQGPLKSSTEDFWRMVWEQNVGVIVMITNLVEKGRRKCDQYWPLESQEEYGSFLVTLRSTKVLAYYTQRTFTLRNTCVKKGSQKGRSNERAVTQYHYTQWPDMGVPGYALPVLTFVHKSSETQTGDMGPIVVHCSAGVGRTGTYIVLDSMLKQIKEENSVNIMGFLKHIRTQRNYLVQTEEQYIFIHDALVEAILGKETEVMSSHIHSYVNDLLTPGPSGRTHLEKQFKLITQANAKQCDNSAALKECNRDKNRDCSLVPVERSRVCLSTVAGETSDYINASYITGYRHKTEFIVTQNPLPSTTKDFWRMVWEHNAQVIVSLPGTQATPGHPSPTDIEEPTAYWPHKDHPVSCGMFSVSLRSENHLCLANEEMLVVQDYVLEAMQDDYVLEVRHYRAPRWPNPDSPVSSTFELLTLIRKETVSMEGPMVVHDDVGGIPAGTFCALLTLSHQLEAESSVDVFQVAKMINLMRPGIFSDIDQYQFLYKAILSLVSTQEDARMLQSSDNGTSLASPTSAAESLESLV, from the exons CTGAAGTGGTTAAAGGCTACGGCTACAGGAACCAGCGCAAGTTCTCTGAAGACATTGACTGGTCTTACGCAG GAACTCTCAACCAAAACAACTGGGCCAAGAAGTACCCATCATGCAACAACGCCAAGCAGTCTCCCATCAAcattgaggaggagctggcgcAGGTCAAGCTGCAGTTCCAGAAGCTGAGCTTTGAAGGCTGGGAGCGGGAGACCACCGACAAGACCATCATCCAGAACGACGGGAAGACCG TGGCGGTCAATGTAGACGGGGAGTTTTACATCAGCGGAGGGGGGCTGCGGTCTAGGTTCAAGGTGGGCCGGATCACCTTCCACTGGGGCCGCTGCAACGCCTCGTCCGAGGGCTCCGAACACGGCCTCGGAGGAGTCAGGTACCCCCTGGAG ATGCAGATCTACTGTTACGAAGCGCTTCGCTTTGAGTCCATCGACCAGGCCATCAAGGAGGGCGGGAGGCTCACAGCTCTCGCCGTGCTGTTTGAG ACCAGCATAGAGGACAATGAGAACTACATGGCCATCATCGATGGAGTTAACACTGTTAGCCGATACG GTAAGAGTGGACCAGTGGACCCCTTCgtcctccagggcctgctgcCAAACTCCACGGCCAAGTACTTCACCTACAATGGCTCCCTTACCACCCCGCCGTGCACCGAGACTGTGGAGTGGATCGTCTTTAAGAACACTGTGGCCATCTCTGACGCACAG CTGGAGATGTTCTGTGAGGTGATGACCATGCAGCAGGCGGGCTACGTGATGCTGATGGACTACCTGCAGAACAACTACCGGGAGCAGCAGCAGGACTTCATGGGGCAGGTGTTCTCCTCCTACACCGGCACAGAGGAGGTCCTCACACCCA tCTGCAGCTCCGAGCCCGAGAACGTGGAGGCGGTTCCACACAACTACACCAGCCTGCTGGTGATGTGGGAGCGGCCGCGGGCTGTGTACGACGCCGGGATCGAGAAGTACTCAGTCACCTACCGGCTGGCCCCTGGGGAGGACACACCCGCCTTCCAGTACCTGACTGATGGGGACCAGGATGTG GGGGCGATCCTCCAGGACCTGCTGGCCAACACCAGCTACGTGGTCCAGGTGGTGGCGGTATGCACCAACGGTCTGTACGGCCGTGTGAGTGACCAGCTGACGGTCGACATGCCCATCGACGACCCCG AGGCTTACCCAAACCTAGATTCAACTGAATTTGAAGAGGAG GACGACAGTTGGTCAAACCCTTCTTTGGCCGTACCAGGAAGTAACCAAGACAATGACATGGACTtgacctccaccacccccacgaCGACTCGTCCGACTACACATCCACCAAACCGCATCTTCTCCGGTATCGCAACCACCGCAGAATCTTCCCTCAAGAAAACCACAGAATCTGCCTTCAAGCCCCACCAGCCCGATCAAGCCCGGACCTCCACGGAACCAAGTGTAAAGCAACGGACGACCTCCACAGAGCCAAGCAGAGGCACCACCCCACCTGGCCCTGGCAGAAGAGGCGGGGTCAGCACCCGTCCTCCCTCCAGCCGGGGGGGCTTCAGCAGCACTACTCCCATGTACAGAACAACCGCTACGACAGGGCCATCTCGCGCCGTTTCCACCCTGACGTCCCCGTCCGGGGTGGAGAAGGTCAGAGTGGCGGCCCGACCCGTTACCATCGCCGGAGACGCGAGCAGCGAGGCCACAGATCCAACACCTCTTGCGGAAAGCCTGCCGGCAGCCACCTccgcctcctctttctctcagggCGTGCCACTGAGGCCTACAAGTCCCAGCATGCCCTTTGTTtcacccaccaccaccgcctCGCCCTTTGGCGGCATTCTCTCGCAGACCACTCAGCCGGTGTTCAACG CCACGGCATCTGGGTCCGAGGACGTCAGATTCTCCACGTCTGACTCGTCCCGGGGCCCCcgaaccctcaccccctccacgcCCACGgcctccccccctacctccacccccactcccaaCCTCACCCTTGACGGCCCGAGTACAGATGGCGCTAGCGCCTCTGGCTCGGCCTTGTTCGGCGAGTCTCAGGAGAGCCTACTAGATCAGGAGTGGGACAGAGTTCAAAGTTCAGCGTCTGGCGATGGCGCGCTCCCGTACTCGACTGGGGTCGCGCCCTCCGTCACCGTCCCCTCGCTCACCACGGAGACGTCCCCGGTCACCCCCGACGACGGCGACGAGCGCTCCTCCGCGTTCTATTTCGACACCGAAAGCGGCAGCGCCGTCGCAACAGAGAGCGGCAGCGCCGTCGCCACAGAGAGGGGCGGCACCACGGTGAGCGTTTCCATGGTAACCTCGGCCACGCCATGGTcgctgggtggggaggaggagagcggctcGGGGCAGGGCGAGAGCCCGTACGACAACGAGACATCTTCCGACTTCAGTATTCCCGAgcgcacagagagagactctgAGGAGGATCCTGTCGAAG AGGCCAGTAACAGCAGCCACGAGTCCAGGGTGGGCTCAGCCCGGGAGAAGGAGCAGAAGGCTGTGGTGCCCCTGGCTGTGGTCTCCACCTTCACCTTCCTGGGCCTGGTCATCCTGGTGGGGATCCTGATCTACTGGAG GAAATGCTTCCAGACAGCCCATTTCTACATTGAAGATAACACATCACCTAAAGTGATACCTGTGCCTCCTATGCTTACAccagcag ATGAGCATGACGCGCTCCCAGTGAAGCAGTTTGTCAAGCACGTCGCCGAACTTCATGACACCAATGCATTCTCCCGAGAGTTTGAG ATATTGAAAGAGTGTTACGAG gaGGTGCAGGCATGTACGGTAGACCTGAGCATTACCACAGACAGCTCCAACCATCCAGACAACAAGAACAAGAATCGATACATCAACATCCTGGCAT ATGACCACAGCCGTGTACGACTTTCACCCCAGACTGACAAAGACGGGAAAAGTGGAGATTATATTAATGCCAACTATGTGAAT GGCTTTAACAAGTCCAGGGCCTATATCGCGGCCCAGGGGCCTCTGAAGTCCAGCACTGAGGACTTCTGGAGGATGGTGTGGGAGCAGAACGTTGGGGTCATCGTCATGATCACCAACCTGGTGGAGAAGGGCAGG AGGAAGTGTGACCAGTACTGGCCGTTGGAGAGCCAGGAGGAGTACGGCAGTTTCCTGGTTACCCTGCGGAGCACCAAGGTCCTGGCCTACTACACCCAGAGGACCTTCACCCTCAGGaacacctgtgtcaaaaag GGATCTCAGAAGGGGCGGAGCAACGAACGAGCGGTGACCCAGTATCACTACACCCAGTGGCCGGACATGGGGGTGCCAGGGTACGCCCTCCCTGTCCTCACGTTCGTCCACAAGTCCTCCGAGACCCAGACGGGCGACATGGGGCCTATTGTCGTGCACTGCAG TGCCGGTGTTGGCAGAACGGGCACTTACATTGTGTTGGACAGCATGCTGAAGCAAATCAAAGAAGAAAACAGTGTCAACATTATGGGCTTCCTCAAACACATCCGCACCCAAAGAAACTACCTGGTTCAgacagag GAGCAATACATCTTCATTCACGATGCCCTAGTGGAAGCCATTTTGGGCAAGGAGACTGAGGTAATGTCCAGCCACATCCACAGCTACGTCAACGACCTCCTGACCCCTGGGCCCTCTGGCAGGACCCACCTGGAGAAGCAGTTCAAG TTGATAACGCAGGCCAATGCCAAGCAATGTGACAACTCTGCAGCCCTGAAAGAgtgcaacagagacaagaaCAGAGACTGCTCTTTGGTACCCG TTGAAAGGTCGCGAGTGTGCTTGTCTACTGTGGCAGGTGAAACGTCAGACTACATCAATGCCTCATACATAACC GGGTACCGGCACAAAACTGAATTCATTGTGACCCAGAATCCACTGCCTAGCACTACCAAGGACTTCTGGAGGATGGTCTGGGAACACAACGCTCAGGTCATCGTGTCTCTGCCAGGAACGCAGGCCACACCGGGACACCCCAGCCCA ACAGACATTGAGGAGCCTACTGCCTACTGGCCCCACAAGGACCATCCAGTCAGCTGTGGCATGTTCTCCGTGAGCCTCAGGAGTGAAAACCACCTGTGCCTGGCAAATGAGGAGATGCTGGTGGTTCAGGACTATGTCCTTGAGGCTATGCAG GATGACTATGTTCTGGAGGTGAGGCACTACCGAGCGCCACGCTGGCCCAACCCAGACAGCCCCGTCAGCAGCACCTTTGAGCTCCTCACCCTGATCAGGAAGGAGACCGTCTCCATGGAGGGCCCCATGGTGGTCCACGACGA TGTTGGGGGCATTCCAGCAGGAACCTTCTGTGCTCTGTTGACTCTGTCCCATCagctggaggcagagagctcTGTAGATGTGTTCCAAGTGGCTAAAATGATCAATTTAATGAGACCTGGAATCTTCTCTGACATT GACCAGTACCAGTTTTTGTACAAAGCTATTCTGAGTCTGGTGAGTACGCAGGAAGACGCGAGAATGCTTCAGTCATCTGATAACGGTACCAGCCTGGCCAGCCCTACTAGTGCTGCAGAGAGCCTGGAATCGCTGGTTTAA